The following proteins come from a genomic window of Gossypium raimondii isolate GPD5lz chromosome 5, ASM2569854v1, whole genome shotgun sequence:
- the LOC105768622 gene encoding transcription factor MYB80, which yields MGRIPCCEKDNVKRGQWTPEEDNKLSSYIAQHGTRNWRLIPKNAGLQRCGKSCRLRWTNYLRPDLKHGQFSDAEEQTIVKLHSVVGNRWSLIAAQLPGRTDNDVKNHWNTKLKKKLSGMGIDPVTHKPFSHLMAEIATTLAPPQVAHLAEAALGCFKDEMLHLLTKKRIDFQLQQSNPGQGNNTTVPYIKQDEKDDTVEKIKLNLSRAIQEPDMLPLNKPWESTSTRATSANFEGGCGVFPTSVTGYHHYGPSSFANEGGGSGSPWSQSMCTGSTCTAGEQVRSHEKLKDENGEEFQGGKEIKNATSIFNTDCVLWDIPSDDLINPIYREAFNNKE from the exons atgggtcGGATTCCATGTTGTGAGAAAGACAATGTTAAAAGAGGACAGTGGACACCCGAGGAAGACAACAAGCTCTCTTCTTACATTGCCCAACATGGCACCCGCAATTGGCGTCTCATCCCCAAGAATGCTG GTCTCCAAAGATGTGGGAAAAGCTGCCGATTGCGATGGACTAATTACCTTCGGCCGGACCTTAAACATGGCCAGTTCTCCGATGCTGAGGAGCAAACTATTGTGAAGCTCCATTCTGTTGTTGGCAACCG TTGGTCCTTGATTGCAGCACAGTTACCTGGTCGGACAGACAATGATGTTAAAAATCATTGGAACACCAAGCTGAAGAAGAAGCTTTCAGGCATGGGTATCGATCCTGTGACACACAAGCCTTTCTCTCACCTCATGGCTGAGATAGCCACTACATTGGCACCACCGCAGGTGGCTCATTTAGCTGAAGCGGCGCTAGGGTGTTTCAAGGATGAAATGCTCCACCTGCTAACTAAGAAACGTATCGATTTCCAGCTTCAACAATCAAATCCGGGACAAGGGAATAATACCACAGTTCCTTACATCAAACAAGATGAGAAAGATGATACAGTTGAGAAGATCAAACTGAATTTATCAAGGGCTATACAAGAACCGGACATGCTTCCCTTGAATAAACCATGGGAGTCTACTAGTACAAGAGCAACATCGGCTAATTTTGAAGGGGGTTGTGGTGTTTTCCCTACATCTGTGACGGGATATCATCATTATGGCCCATCATCTTTTGCCAATGAAGGGGGCGGTTCCGGCTCACCATGGAGCCAGAGTATGTGTACGGGAAGCACATGTACCGCAGGGGAACAAGTTAGGTCACATGAGAAATTAAAGGATGAAAACGGTGAAGAATTTCAAGGTGGGAAAGAAATTAAGAATGCAACAAGCATATTCAATACAGATTGTGTGTTATGGGATATACCATCTGATGATCTTATCAACCCTATTTATAGAGAAGCCTTTAACAACAAAGAATAA
- the LOC105768621 gene encoding proteasome activator subunit 4, giving the protein MHLYNAWLPPPVAEETKKEKESFSRVVSSLKDLYRPDDPDSVFSTLKWISVIDLFIKAKSDISLEDVVSVVQIGLELFHKSQSKLYVQVRWGNILVRLLNKYRKKLSLKVQWHPLYDTLIHTHFTRNTGPEGWRLRQRHFEMVTSLVRSCRRFFPAGSASEIWSEFRSLLENPWHNATFEGAGFLRLFLPTNADNQDFFSDTWIRECMELWDSIPNCQFWNSQWTAIVARVVKNCKFINWECFLPTLFTRFLNMFEVPVASGSGSYPFSVDVPRNTRFLFSNKTVTPAKAIAKSVVYLLKPSSVAQEHFEKLVNLLEQYYHPSNGGRWTYSLERFLLYLVITFQKRLQHEQQNTDNDIQAELYLGKLERTAFVNVLLRLIDRGQYSKNEHLSETVATATSILSYVEPSLVLPFLASRFHMALETLTATHQLKTAVMSVAFAGRSLFFTSLSSSSVKSADLEGGDDTFIALLMISLSNALLGMDANDPPKTLATMQLIGSIFSNMAMLDDNMDELSFMPMIRFSEWLDEFFCRLFSLLLHLEPSSVLNEGLHSSATSGTFLVEDGPYYYCMLEILLGRLSKQLYNQALKKISKFVRTNILPGAIAEVGLLCCACVHSNPEEAVVHLVEPILSSVLSSLNGTPVTGFGGRGTLDPSASTKAKPTLSPALETAIDYQLKILSVAISYGGSAFLRYKDQFKEVIVSAFDSPSWKVNGAGDHLLRSLLGSLVLYYPMDQYKCTFNHPAAAALEEWISAKDYSDGALKGPRWHVPSDEEVQFANELLILHFQSALDDLLRICQTKIHLDSGNEKEHLKVTLLRIDSCLQGVLSCLPDFSPPSRNGTIQDSCNPFLIAGATGARVGSTQLREKAAEVIHTASKYLLEEKSDDSILLILIIRIMDALGNYGSLEYDEWSNHRQAWKLESAAIIEPPINFIVSSHSKGKRRPRWAIIDKADMHSTWRSSQSSYHLFRTSGNFSPPDHVILLMDDLLNLSLHNYESVRMLAGKSLLKIMKRWPSLISKCVLSLCENLRKPNSPEPAVLGSCAVLSTQTVLKHLTMDPKAFSSFLLAVLLSSHHESLKAQKAINELFVKYNIHFAGVSKSIFKTMDNHMDTPDFADLVSQIGSMSFDSTGLHWRYNLMANRVLLLLAMVCRSDPHISPKIISETAGHFLKNLKSQLPQTRILAISALNTLLKDSPHKISADQLVFSTNSQESAKSVIEGALQEIFQEEGFFNETLNSLSHVHITDTDSTSSRGNHGNSSFQSLADKSITRFYFDFSASWPRTPSWISLLGSDTFYSNFARIFKRLIQECGMPVLLALKSTLEEFVNSKERSKQCVAAEAFAGVLHSDVNGLLEEWDSWMMVQLQHIILAQSVESIPEWAACIRYAVTGKGKHGTRVPLLRQQILNCLVTPLPPAVTTTVVAKRYAFISAALIELSPQKMPVPEIQLHSKLLDELLGNMCHSSAQVREAIGVALSVLCSNIRLYVSSSQDHSNERGKTEINNQLKQENWVQLLTERASEVVVNIQNSTLSDVLDNSTDINIKNAHQNGDSQDDVKWMETLFHFIISTLKSGRSSYLLDVIVGLLYPVISLQETSNKDLSTLAKAAFELLKWRIILEPHLQKAVSVILSSANDPNWRTRSATLTYLRTFMFRHTFILSKGDKQKIWKTVERLLQDSQVEVREHAAAVLAGLMKGGDEDLARDFRERAYIEANTIQRSRKTRNRNSGHSVASVHGVVLALAASVLSVPYDMPSWLPDHVTLLARFSGEPSPVKSTVTKAVAEFRRTHADTWNVQKDSFTEEQLEVLADTSSSSSYFA; this is encoded by the exons ATGCATCTCTACAATGCATGGTTGCCCCCACCTGTTGCCGAAGAGACCAAGAAGGAGAAAGAATCTTTTTCTCGGGTGGTTTCTTCTCTCAAGGACCTTTATCGACCCGATGACCCGGATTCCGTTTTCTCCACTCTCAAATGGATCTCTGTCATCGACCT TTTTATAAAGGCCAAAAGTGATATATCTTTGGAAGACGTAGTTTCAGTTGTTCAGATTGGCTTAGAATTATTCCACAAATCACAGAGCAAGCTTTATGTGCAG GTTAGATGGGGAAATATCTTAGTCAGATTGCTTAATAAGTATCGAAAGAAATTGTCCTTGAAAGTTCAGTGGCATCCTTTGTATGATACTCTTATTCACACGCATTTCACAAG GAATACAGGTCCAGAGGGATGGAGATTGAGACAGCGGCATTTTGAGATGGTCACTTCCCTTGTTCGATCGTGCCGGCGGTTCTTTCCAGCTGGTTCTGCATCTGAAATTTGGTCAGAGTTTAG ATCTCTTTTGGAAAATCCATGGCACAATGCTACCTTTGAAGGAGCTGGATTTCTGAGACTGTTCCTTCCTACAAATGCAGACAATCAAGATTTCTTCTCAGA TACTTGGATTAGAGAGTGTATGGAACTCTGGGACTCAATCCCAAATTGTCAATTCTGGAACAGTCAATGGACTGCTATTGTGGCTCGTGTAGTGAAGAATTGCAAATTTATCAACTGGGAATGTTTCTTACCTACACTATTTACTAGATTTTTGAACATGTTTGAG GTTCCTGTGGCAAGTGGAAGTGGATCTTATCCTTTTTCTGTGGACGTACCCAGAAACACAAGGTTCTTGTTCTCCAATAAGACAGTCACTCCTGCAAAGGCCATTGCAAAATCAGTT GTGTATCTATTAAAGCCTAGTAGTGTGGCCCAAGAGCACTTTGAGAAATTGGTCAACCTCTTGGAACA ATATTACCATCCCTCTAATGGTGGTAGGTGGACGTATTCATTGGAGCGGTTTTTGCTATATTTGGTGATTACATTCCAAAAGCGCTTACAGCATGAGCAGCA GAACACAGATAATGATATTCAGGCTGAGCTTTACTTAGGAAAACTAGAAAGGACTGCATTTGTTAATGTGCTGCTGAGGCTAATTGATCGTGGTCAGTATAGCAAAAACGAACATCTTTCTGAGACTGTTGCTACAGCAACATCAATCTTATCCTATGTGGAGCCCTCTCTGGTCCTTCCATTTTTGGCTTCTCGATTCCATATGGCCTTGGAGACG CTGACTGCCACGCACCAGTTGAAAACTGCTGTGATGTCAGTAGCATTTGCTGGACGTTCTCTTTTTTTCACATCCCTATCAAGTAGTTCAGTTAAGTCTGCTGATCTTGAAGGTGGTGATGATACGTTCATTGCTCTTCTCATGATTTCATTATCGAATGCGCTACTTGGTATGGATGCCAATGATCCTCCTAAAACCTTGGCAACTATGCAATTAATAGGCTCCATCTTTTCCAAT ATGGCTATGCTGGATGATAATATGGATGAGCTCTCATTCATGCCCATGATTCGCTTTTCTGAATGGCTAGATGAATTTTTTTGCCGCCTATTTTCTTTGCTTCTACATCTGGAACCTAGCAGTGTTCT GAATGAAGGCCTTCATTCGTCAGCAACATCAGGAACTTTTCTAGTTGAAGATGGTCCTTACTATTATTGCATGCTTGAAATCTTACTTGGAAGACTTTCAAAACAACTATATAACCAG GCTCTTAAAAAAATCTCCAAGTTTGTTAGGACAAATATTCTTCCCGGGGCTATTGCAGAGGTTGGACTGCTTTGTTGTGCATGTGTTCATTCAAATCCAGAAGAGGCAGTTGTTCACCTTGTAGAACCAATTTTATCATCTGTTTTGTCCTCTTTGAATGGGACACCTGTTACAGGATTTGGAGGAAGAGGAACTCTGGATCCCTCTGCTTCAACGAAG GCTAAACCCACCCTTTCTCCAGCTCTTGAAACAGCAATTGATTatcaattgaaaatattatcGGTTGCCATTAGTTATGGAGGCTCAGCATTTCTCCGTTATAAGGATCAATTCAAGGAAGTGATTGTTTCTGCATTTGACTCCCCATCTTGGAAG GTAAATGGGGCTGGTGATCATCTTCTTCGCTCTCTGCTGGGAAGCCTGGTCCTTTATTATCCTATGGATCAGTacaa GTGCACCTTCAATCACCCTGCTGCCGCTGCATTAGAGGAATGGATCAGTGCAAAAGATTATTCTGATGGAGCACTGAAGGGCCCTAGGTGGCATGTTCCGAGTGATGAAGAAGTTCAATTTGCTAATGAACTTTTGATTCTTCATTTTCAATCGGCATTAGATGATCTTTTAAGAATATGCCAAACTAAGATCCACTTGGATTCAG GCAATGAGAAAGAGCACTTGAAAGTGACTCTTTTACGGATTGACTCTTGCTTGCAAGGTGTATTATCATGCTTGCCTGATTTCAGCCCACCTTCCAGGAACGGCACGATCCAGGACTCCTGTAATCCTTTTCTAATAGCTGGAGCTACAGGTGCAAGGGTTGGAAGCACTCAACTGCGAGAAAAGGCTGCTGAGGTTATACACACAGCGAGCAA ATACTTATTAGAGGAAAAGTCAGATGACAGCATTTTATTGATTCTCATTATACGTATCATGGATGCTCTTGGAAACTACG GAAGTTTGGAATATGATGAGTGGTCAAATCATAGGCAGGCTTGGAAGTTGGAATCTGCTGCCATCATAGAACCTCCAATAAATTTTATCGTGTCTTCACATTCTAAAGGAAAGAGAAG GCCTAGGTGGGCCATCATTGACAAGGCAGATATGCACAGCACTTGGAGATCATCGCAATCGTCTTATCATCTGTTTCGTACAAGTGGAAATTTCTCTCCACCAGACCATGTAATTCTGTTGATGGATGATCTTTTAAATCTTTCTTTGCATAACTATGAAAGCGTTCGCAT GCTTGCTGGAAAATCTCTGTTGAAGATAATGAAGAGGTGGCCATCTTTGATTTCGAAGTGTGTGCTCTCTCTGTGTGAGAATTTGAGGAAACCTAATTCACCTGAACCTGCCGTCCTTGGTTCTTGTGCTGTGCTTTCTACACAGACAGTTCTCAAGCATTTGACAATG GATCCAAAAGCATTCTCCTCATTTCTCCTTGCTGTTCTATTAAG CTCCCATCATGAATCACTGAAAGCCCAGAAAGCAATCAATGAG CtttttgtcaaatacaatatcCACTTTGCGGGTGTTTCTAAAAGCATATTTAAGACAATGGACAATCATATGGATACCCCAGATTTTGCAGATTTGGTGTCTCAGATTGGTTCAATGAGTTTTGATTCTACAGGTTTGCATTGGCG GTATAATCTGATGGCTAATAGAGTTTTGCTATTGTTGGCTATGGTGTGTCGCAGTGACCCACacatttcaccaaaaatcatttCTGAAACTGCCG GTCACTTCCTAAAGAACTTGAAAAGTCAACTTCCTCAGACTAGAATACTTGCAATATCGGCTCTTAATACGCTATTAAAAGATTCACCTCATAAGATATCAGCTGATCAACTGGTTTTCTCTACGAATTCACAAGAAAGTGCTAAATCTGTCATTGAAGGAGCATTACAGGAGATATTTCAGGAAGAGGGATTCTTTAATGAGACCTTAAATAGTTTGTCTCATGTCCATATAACTGATACGGATAGCACATCTTCCAGGGGAAATCATGGAAATTCTTCTTTTCAGAGCTTGGCTGACAAATCAATCACCCGTTTTTATTTCGACTTTTCAGCGTCATGGCCACGTACTCCTAGTTGGATCTCTTTATTAGGAAGTGATACATTTTACTCAAACTTTGCCCGTATATTTAAGCGGTTAATACAAGAATGTGGGATGCCAGTTTTATTGGCTTTGAAAAGTACATTGGAGGAGTTTGTAAATTCCAAAGAGAGGTCTAAGCAGTGTGTTGCTGCTGAAGCATTTGCTGGAGTGTTACATTCTGATGTCAATGGTCTTTTAGAGGAATGGGATAGCTGGATGATGGTCCAGTTGCAGCACATTATTCTTGCTCAATCCGTTGAATCCATTCCTGAGTGGGCAGCTTGTATACGTTACGCAGTTACTGGGAAAGGAAAGCATGGAACACGAGTACCCCTTCTGAGACAACAGATTTTGAATTGCTTGGTGACACCTTTACCTCCAGCTGTAACTACTACAGTAGTTGCAAAGCGGTATGCTTTTATTTCTGCTGCACTTATAGAACTATCCCCACAAAAAATGCCTGTGCCTGAGATACAGCTGCACAGTAAACTTCTGGATGAGTTGCTGGGTAATATGTGCCACTCTTCAGCCCAA GTAAGGGAAGCTATTGGGGTTGCCCTATCTGTGTTGTGCTCTAACATTCGGCTTTATGTGTCATCTTCACAAGATCATTCAAATGAAAGGGGAAAGACTGAAATTAATAACCAACTTAAGCAGGAAAACTGGGTTCAACTACTAACAGAAAGAGCATCCGAAGTTGTTGTGAACATTCAGAATTCCACCCTGTCTGATGTTTTAGATAACTCAACAgatataaatatcaaaaatgCTCATCAGAATGGTGATTCACAGGATGATGTCAAATGGATGGAAact ttatttcattttatcatcTCAACCTTGAAGTCTGGAAGATCTTCATATTTGCTTGACGTTATTGTGGGGCTTCTTTACCCTGTAATTTCCTTGCAG GAAACATCAAACAAGGATTTGTCAACATTAGCGAAGGCAGCATTCGAATTGTTAAAATGGAGAATCATTTTAGAACCCCATCTCCAGAAGGCTGTTTCTGTTATTCTTTCTTCTGCAAATGATCCCAACTGGCGAACTAGATCAGCAACTCTAACATATCTGCGAACTTTTATGTTCAG GCATACTTTCATTCTCTCCAAAGGAGACAAACAAAAAATCTGGAAAACAGTGGAAAGGCTCCTTCAAGACAGCCAAGTGGAG GTAAGAGAGCATGCTGCAGCAGTGTTAGCTGGCCTAATGAAGGGTGGGGATGAAGATTTAGCTAGAGATTTCCGTGAAAGAGCTTACATAGAGGCAAATACCATTCAACGAAGTAGAAAGACAAG GAATAGAAATTCTGGACACTCTGTGGCATCTGTACATGGAGTGGTACTTGCTTTGGCAGCTTCTGTGTTATCAGTCCCATATGATATGCCCAG TTGGTTACCTGATCATGTTACGTTATTGGCACGCTTCAGTGGGGAGCCATCACCTGTTAAATCAACAGTGACAAAAGCAGTTGCAGAGTTTCGGCGTACTCATGCTGATACATGGAATGTTCAAAAGGATTCATTTACCGAAGAACAACTTGAG GTCCTAGCAGATACATCATCTTCGTCATCATATTTTGCTTGA
- the LOC105768625 gene encoding uncharacterized protein LOC105768625, giving the protein MAEMANTHIVEIPVDEEHQHKLSSALTTITAIQNHPLMEISQSPGHLLLLKLWQREEDLFNRKIAVKASRLDSIKTQIFQLSCFFLVFHGLFFNVLFTSSVGVRQHHTCKKWWIPSIVSLSTSLVFVFLVQVKLCRYWKVGKQLQRERNDNRALTRCIQELRMKGESFDLSKEPHIGKRMKSSSVEIKWKPLTWCSQYLVTIVIVCISALVFPFCKFMLCGF; this is encoded by the coding sequence ATGGCTGAAATGGCAAATACCCACATTGTAGAAATCCCAGTAGATGAAGAACATCAACACAAGCTCTCATCTGCTTTAACCACAATTACTGCAATCCAAAACCATCCATTGATGGAAATCTCTCAAAGTCCAGGCCATCTTTTACTTCTCAAATTATGGCAAAGAGAAGAAGATCTTTTCAATCGTAAAATTGCAGTTAAAGCATCAAGACTAGATTCCATCAAAACACAAATCTTCCAACTCTCTTGTTTCTTCCTTGTCTTCCATGGCTTATTCTTCAACGTCTTGTTTACATCATCCGTTGGTGTTAGACAACACCATACTTGTAAGAAATGGTGGATACCATCCATTGTTTCGCTTTCGACTTCACTTGTGTTTGTGTTTTTGGTTCAGGTTAAGCTTTGTAGGTATTGGAAAGTAGGGAAGCAATTGCAGAGGGAACGAAATGATAACCGAGCTCTTACTAGGTGTATTCAAGAATTGAGGATGAAAGGCGAAAGCTTTGATTTATCAAAAGAGCCTCATATTGGGAAGAGGATGAAGAGTTCCAGTGTTGAAATTAAATGGAAGCCATTAACATGGTGTTCTCAGTATTTGGTTACTATTGTTATTGTTTGTATCTCGGCTTTGGTTTTCCCATTCTGCAAGTTCATGCTCTGTGGATTCTGA
- the LOC105768623 gene encoding THO complex subunit 3 yields MEEKIAFKNLHSREYQGHKKKVHSVAWNCTGTKLASGSVDQTARVWHIEPHGHGKAKDIELKGHTDSVDQLCWDPKHADLIATASGDKTVRLWDARSGKCSQQAELSGENINITYKPDGTHVAVGNRDDELTILDVRKFKPIHRRKFSYEVNEIAWNMTGDMFFLTTGNGTVEVLAYPLLRPVDTLMAHTAGCYCIAIDPTGRYFAVGSADSLVSLWDISEMLCVRTFTKLEWPVRTISFNYTGDYIASASEDLFIDISNVHTGRTVHQIPCRAAMNSVEWNPKYNLLAYAGDDKNKYSADEGVFRIFGFESS; encoded by the exons ATGGAGGAGAAAATTGCTTTCAAGAATCTACATAGCAGAGAGTATCAAGGTCACAAAAAGAAA GTGCATTCGGTAGCCTGGAATTGCACCGGCACCAAGCTTGCTTCCGGTTCCGTCGATCAAACCGCTCGTGTTTGGCATATTGAGCCTCACGGTCAT GGAAAGGCTAAAGATATCGAATTGAAAGGACACACTGATAGTGTGGATCAACTATGTTGGGACCCTAAACATGCTGATCTCATAGCAACTGCATCTGGTGATAAGACTGTTCGTCTATGGGATGCTCGAA GTGGAAAGTGCTCCCAGCAAGCAGAACTTAGTGGGGAGAATATAAACATCACGTATAAACCAGATGGCACGCACGTAGCTGTTGGTAATAGG GATGATGAATTAACAATACTGGATGTTCGAAAATTTAAGCCAATTCACAGACGCAAGTTCAGTTATGAG GTAAATGAAATTGCTTGGAACATGACAGGAGATATGTTCTTTTTGACGACTGGAAATG GTACTGTTGAAGTACTTGCTTACCCATTACTTAGACCAGTTGACACCCTCATGGCACATACAGCTGGTTGCTACTGTATTGCTATTGATCCAACCGGAAG ATACTTTGCTGTTGGAAGTGCTGATTCCTTAGTCAGCCTTTGGGATATATCGGAGATGCTTTGTGTGCGAACATTTACTAAGCTTGA GTGGCCTGTCCGGACAATAAGCTTCAATTATACAGGAGATTATATTGCCTCTGCCAGTGAAGATCTATTTATTGATATA TCCAATGTTCATACGGGACGAACCGTGCATCAAATTCCTTGTCGAGCTGCCATGAATAGTGTGGAATGGAATCCAaaatacaatttacttgcttatGCCGGAGATGACAAGAACAAATATTCAGCCGATGAAGGTGTGTTTCGGATATTCGGCTTCGAAAGCAGTTAG
- the LOC105768626 gene encoding KH domain-containing protein At5g56140: MTTSDGGGGRYMAYSPSPSAPHSPHLSGLRSVAAAAASSAALLDQEKYLSELLAERQKLSPFMPVLPNTYRLLNQEILRVTTLLGNASVLGQSGLEQASPLASGGIFSNGGADMNGWTSRFQSEMSCLVRPSSVQNWVGSQGSSSGLIVKRTIRVDIPVDSYPNYNFVGRLLGPRGNSLKRVEANTECRVLIRGRGSIKDPTREEMMRGKPGYEHLNEPLHILVEAELPVEIVDARLMQAREILEDLLKPVDESQDFYKKQQLRELAMLNGTLREEGSPMSGSVSPFQNNSLGMKRAKTRG, encoded by the exons ATGACTACATCGGACGGTGGAGGAGGCAGGTACATGGCCTACTCTCCCTCGCCTTCCGCTCCTCACTCTCCCCACCTCTCCGGCCTCCGCTCCGTCGCTGCCGCAGCCGCTTCCTCTGCTGCCCTCCTCGATCAGGAGAA ATATCTCTCAGAGTTATTGGCAGAGCGTCAGAAGCTTAGTCCATTTATGCCTGTGCTCCCTAATACCTATAGATTGTTGAACCAGG AAATTTTGCGTGTAACTACGCTGTTGGGGAATGCATCAGTTTTAGGTCAAAGTGGGCTTGAACAAGCTAGCCCCCTGGCTTCTGGAGGAATATTTTCAAATGGAGGAGCTGATATGAACGGATGGACTTCACGTTTTCAATCAGAA ATGTCATGTTTAGTACGGCCCTCTTCGGTACAAAACTGGGTGGGTTCTCAAGGTAGCTCTTCTGGTCTTATTGTTAAGAGAACGATCAGAGTGGATATTCCTGTAGACAGCTATCCTAAT TATAATTTTGTTGGCCGCCTCCTTGGTCCTAGGGGAAACTCTCTTAAGCGTGTGGAGGCAAATACAGAGTGCCGTGTCCTGATAAGAGGGAGGGGCAGTATTAAGGATCCAACTAGG GAGGAAATGATGAGAGGAAAACCCGGGTATGAACATCTAAATGAACCTCTTCATATCCTAGTTGAGGCAGAATTACCAGTTGAAATAGTTGATGCTCGCCTAATGCAAGCCCGAGAGATACTAGAAGATTTGCTCAAGCCTGTG gatGAATCTCAAGATTTCTACAAGAAACAACAGCTGCGAGAGCTAGCAATGCTGAATGGTACGCTTCGTGAGGAAGGTTCTCCCATGTCTGGTTCGGTATCCCCCTTCCAGAACAACAGCCTTGGGATGAAGCGAGCAAAGACAAGGGGGTAA
- the LOC105768627 gene encoding probable calcium-binding protein CML21: MGGVVGKSESPETKLEAKMVEAMQHRASKGTTIKSFNSIILKFPKIDHTLRKCKAIFEQFDEDSNGAIDHEELKKCLHKLQVCFTEEEIEDLFKACDMNEDMGIKFNEFVVLLCLVYLLKDNATEFEAKSRMGVPNLEATFETLVDAFVLLDKNKDGYVSKTEMVQAINESGERSSGPIATKRFEEMDWDKNGSVSFKEFLFAFTTWIGIEEVGDNDEHH; the protein is encoded by the exons ATGGGAGGTGTAGTGGGAAAGTCTGAATCACCTGAAACAAAACTAGAAGCTAAAATGGTTGAAGCTATGCAGCACAGAGCTTCTAAAGGAACTACTATCAAGTCCTTCAACAGCATCATCTTAAAATTCCCTAAAATTGATCACACCTTAAGGAAGTGCAAAGCTATTTTTGAGCAGTTTG ATGAGGACTCAAATGGTGCCATTGATCATGAAGAGTTGAAAAAGTGTTTGCACAAGCTTCAAGTTTGTTTCACAGAGGAGGAGATAGAGGATTTGTTTAAGGCATGTGATATGAATGAGGATATGGGAATCAAATTCAATGAGTTCGTAGTCCTTCTTTGCCTTGTCTATCTTCTCAAGGACAATGCTACTGAATTCGAAGCC AAATCGAGAATGGGGGTACCAAACTTGGAGGCCACGTTTGAAACATTGGTGGATGCATTTGTGCTGTTGGATAAGAACAAGGATGGTTATGTTAGCAAGACTGAGATGGTTCAAGCTATCAATGAATCTGGGGAGCGTTCCTCTGGACCAATAGCCACCAAAAGATTTG AAGAGATGGACTGGGATAAAAATGGATCCGTGAGTTTCAAGGAATTTCTCTTTGCATTTACAACTTGGATTGGAATTGAGGAGGTCGGAGACAACGATGAACACCACTAA